A single genomic interval of Pomacea canaliculata isolate SZHN2017 linkage group LG5, ASM307304v1, whole genome shotgun sequence harbors:
- the LOC112565045 gene encoding BTB/POZ domain-containing protein 16-like isoform X2 translates to MAQASSVGLQSRLTASSYLPAIPPKVPKESSSYPRYVHNAPYSALSGIVVDGRVPVRHLVFPRCRERHQVGMTNRWRLPDSLYSDLLGNSQALKAVDMPYNSTLVSLITAESPKLSSNLEVNVPYTFRRSSDRPLTTSRVTPSSRRSASKLLLSTTVPQVRFESKSLSLQAKDPVKASKSLHTHYSTPRDIFLYHTRKSTSFAGPDVLLNCLDVEWDLYRPFMQKAEVLAQLLREAEDPNVHKCSTQPSDGPQTLDSYIYQSKAEGGEGKERDSHLRASTVKHSHKKERVNALDSTTRTSPRRQGSFTFLKLDIDDPMVTKRAMAVALGNLYHGDLEVEVEDAASVLAAAAAIGFGPLMEWCTEVMLSSIACHNVCRYHLAASKYQKQQLVQACERWLEMNLIPKLSTHMHLKEMSMDLLQKILKSNRLFVYNEYSVYRTLVVWLFLQINPEVQLLPSHSTVTAFFNSLPKTCSFLETEEGQTFFHLFQILRLHSVTDSSDIHDILIMNIVPEKWILTILSEHYHALQRGGDMKALREFHSGAVRHGFIIDDARTPLSLRSDFFARFSLRIEGVGRGPH, encoded by the exons ATGGCGCAGGCGTCGTCTGTCGGACTGCAGTCCCGACTGACTGCAAGTTCTTATCTCCCAGCCATCCCTCCAAAGGTTCCAAAAGAATCTTCGTCCTACCCTAG GTACGTTCATAACGCTCCATACTCGGCTCTCAGTGGAATCGTGGTGGACGGGCGGGTACCTGTTCGG CACCTTGTGTTTCCGAGATGTCGTGAGCGGCATCAGGTGGGCATGACCAACAGGTGGCGTCTTCCAGACTCCCTGTACAGTGACTTGCTGGGCAACTCTCAGGCACTGAAGGCAGTCGACATGCCCTATAACTCGACCCTCGTCAGCCTTATTACGG CCGAGAGTCCTAAACTGAGCTCAAATCTGGAAGTCAATGTCCCCTACACTTTCCGCCGCTCCTCTGACCGCCCACTGACCACATCTCGTGTCACGCCGTCCTCTCGACGGTCTGCCTCCAAACTTCTACTTAGTACGACTGTACCGCAAGTTCGTTTCGAGTCGAAAAG CCTCTCACTGCAAGCTAAGGATCCAGTGAAAGCATCGAAATCTTTGCATACACACTATAGTACGCCCAGGGACATCTTCCTGTACCACACGAGAAAGAGCACGAGTTTTGCTGGTCCAG ATGTCCTGCTCAACTGCCTGGATGTGGAGTGGGATCTTTACCGACCATTTATGCAGAAAGCTGAGGTCCTAGCCCAACTGCTCAGAGAAGCCGAGGATCCCAACGTACACAAATGTTCCACCCAGCCCTCTGATGGACCTCAAACTCTCGACTCTTACATTTATCAGAGCAAGGCCGAAGG CGGCGAAGGCAAGGAGCGAGACAGCCACCTCCGAGCTTCCACAGTAAAACATTCACATAAGAAGGAGAGGGTAAACGCTCTCGACAGCACGACTCGAACATCCCCGAGGCGACAGGGCAGCTTCACCTTCCTCAAACTTGACATTGACGATCCGATGGTGACTAAACGAG CTATGGCTGTCGCGCTTGGGAACCTGTACCATGGTGACCTGGAGGTGGAAGTAGAAGATGCAGCAAGTGTTCTGGCAGCTGCTGCGGCGATTGGCTTCGGACCGCTGATGGAGTG GTGCACAGAGGTCATGCTGTCGTCCATTGCCTGCCACAATGTCTGCCGCTATCACCTGGCCGCCTCAAAG taccaGAAGCAGCAATTGGTACAGGCTTGCGAACGCTGGCTTGAAATGAACCTCATTCCGAAA ctATCCACGCACATGCATCTAAAAGAGATGAGCATGGATCTCTTACAGAAGATCCTCAAATCCAACAG gCTTTTTGTGTACAACGAGTACAGCGTGTACAGGACTCTTGTCGTCTGGCTCTTTCTTCAGATCAACCCGGAAGTGCAGCTCCTGCCATCACATAGTACTGTTACGGCGTTCTTTAACAG TCTGCCGAAGACGTGCTCTTTTCTGGAGACCGAGGAGGGTCAGACCTTCTTTCACTTATTCCAGATACTGAGACTGCACAGTGTTACTGACT CCAGTGACATCCATGACATACTGATCATGAACATAGTTCCAGAGAAATGGATTCTCACCATTCTGTCAGAACATTACCACGCG TTGCAGAGAGGAGGCGACATGAAAGCTCTGAGAGAGTTCCACAGTGGGGCAGTTCGTCACGGCTTCATCATAGACGATGCAA GAACCCCACTATCACTCAGAAGTGATTTCTTTGCACGGTTTTCACTTCGAATTGAAGGCGTTGGTAGAGGACCCCACTAG
- the LOC112565045 gene encoding BTB/POZ domain-containing protein 16-like isoform X1, which produces MAQASSVGLQSRLTASSYLPAIPPKVPKESSSYPRYVHNAPYSALSGIVVDGRVPVRHLVFPRCRERHQVGMTNRWRLPDSLYSDLLGNSQALKAVDMPYNSTLVSLITAESPKLSSNLEVNVPYTFRRSSDRPLTTSRVTPSSRRSASKLLLSTTVPQVRFESKSLSLQAKDPVKASKSLHTHYSTPRDIFLYHTRKSTSFAGPDVLLNCLDVEWDLYRPFMQKAEVLAQLLREAEDPNVHKCSTQPSDGPQTLDSYIYQSKAEGGEGKERDSHLRASTVKHSHKKERVNALDSTTRTSPRRQGSFTFLKLDIDDPMVTKRAMAVALGNLYHGDLEVEVEDAASVLAAAAAIGFGPLMEWCTEVMLSSIACHNVCRYHLAASKYQKQQLVQACERWLEMNLIPKLSTHMHLKEMSMDLLQKILKSNRLFVYNEYSVYRTLVVWLFLQINPEVQLLPSHSTVTAFFNSLPKTCSFLETEEGQTFFHLFQILRLHSVTDSSDIHDILIMNIVPEKWILTILSEHYHALQRGGDMKALREFHSGAVRHGFIIDDEPHYHSEVISLHGFHFELKALVEDPTSNTYVVFLERLKPGDPILSFRQCERQTFSMRSEREVRYSLTMQYMQNQDTHTVTTGMLTHKFGLGEKTCRSEILSFSGIPKPMYVSAALLFPPS; this is translated from the exons ATGGCGCAGGCGTCGTCTGTCGGACTGCAGTCCCGACTGACTGCAAGTTCTTATCTCCCAGCCATCCCTCCAAAGGTTCCAAAAGAATCTTCGTCCTACCCTAG GTACGTTCATAACGCTCCATACTCGGCTCTCAGTGGAATCGTGGTGGACGGGCGGGTACCTGTTCGG CACCTTGTGTTTCCGAGATGTCGTGAGCGGCATCAGGTGGGCATGACCAACAGGTGGCGTCTTCCAGACTCCCTGTACAGTGACTTGCTGGGCAACTCTCAGGCACTGAAGGCAGTCGACATGCCCTATAACTCGACCCTCGTCAGCCTTATTACGG CCGAGAGTCCTAAACTGAGCTCAAATCTGGAAGTCAATGTCCCCTACACTTTCCGCCGCTCCTCTGACCGCCCACTGACCACATCTCGTGTCACGCCGTCCTCTCGACGGTCTGCCTCCAAACTTCTACTTAGTACGACTGTACCGCAAGTTCGTTTCGAGTCGAAAAG CCTCTCACTGCAAGCTAAGGATCCAGTGAAAGCATCGAAATCTTTGCATACACACTATAGTACGCCCAGGGACATCTTCCTGTACCACACGAGAAAGAGCACGAGTTTTGCTGGTCCAG ATGTCCTGCTCAACTGCCTGGATGTGGAGTGGGATCTTTACCGACCATTTATGCAGAAAGCTGAGGTCCTAGCCCAACTGCTCAGAGAAGCCGAGGATCCCAACGTACACAAATGTTCCACCCAGCCCTCTGATGGACCTCAAACTCTCGACTCTTACATTTATCAGAGCAAGGCCGAAGG CGGCGAAGGCAAGGAGCGAGACAGCCACCTCCGAGCTTCCACAGTAAAACATTCACATAAGAAGGAGAGGGTAAACGCTCTCGACAGCACGACTCGAACATCCCCGAGGCGACAGGGCAGCTTCACCTTCCTCAAACTTGACATTGACGATCCGATGGTGACTAAACGAG CTATGGCTGTCGCGCTTGGGAACCTGTACCATGGTGACCTGGAGGTGGAAGTAGAAGATGCAGCAAGTGTTCTGGCAGCTGCTGCGGCGATTGGCTTCGGACCGCTGATGGAGTG GTGCACAGAGGTCATGCTGTCGTCCATTGCCTGCCACAATGTCTGCCGCTATCACCTGGCCGCCTCAAAG taccaGAAGCAGCAATTGGTACAGGCTTGCGAACGCTGGCTTGAAATGAACCTCATTCCGAAA ctATCCACGCACATGCATCTAAAAGAGATGAGCATGGATCTCTTACAGAAGATCCTCAAATCCAACAG gCTTTTTGTGTACAACGAGTACAGCGTGTACAGGACTCTTGTCGTCTGGCTCTTTCTTCAGATCAACCCGGAAGTGCAGCTCCTGCCATCACATAGTACTGTTACGGCGTTCTTTAACAG TCTGCCGAAGACGTGCTCTTTTCTGGAGACCGAGGAGGGTCAGACCTTCTTTCACTTATTCCAGATACTGAGACTGCACAGTGTTACTGACT CCAGTGACATCCATGACATACTGATCATGAACATAGTTCCAGAGAAATGGATTCTCACCATTCTGTCAGAACATTACCACGCG TTGCAGAGAGGAGGCGACATGAAAGCTCTGAGAGAGTTCCACAGTGGGGCAGTTCGTCACGGCTTCATCATAGACGAT GAACCCCACTATCACTCAGAAGTGATTTCTTTGCACGGTTTTCACTTCGAATTGAAGGCGTTGGTAGAGGACCCCACTAGCAACACATATGTCGTCTTCCTTGAG CGGCTGAAGCCAGGGGATCCTATTCTCAGTTTCCGCCAGTGCGAGCGCCAGACGTTTTCCATGCGATCCGAGCGCGAGGTGCGTTATAGCTTGACCATGCAATACATGCAGAATCAGGACACGCACACGGTCACCACGGGCATGCTGACCCACAAGTTCGGTCTGGGAGAGAAAACCTGCCGCAGCGAG ATCTTGTCTTTCTCTGGAATACCGAAGCCCATGTATGTGTCGGCGGCTCTGCTTTTCCCGCCATCATAA